A window of the Eleutherodactylus coqui strain aEleCoq1 chromosome 8, aEleCoq1.hap1, whole genome shotgun sequence genome harbors these coding sequences:
- the MPG gene encoding DNA-3-methyladenine glycosylase has product MPAKRRRVQAQEEEETDEKEASGMKNENDLVSSKYFQSKKMRLLSDFYNKPCIDLAKSFLGQILVRRLPDGTELRGRIVETESYLGGEDEASHSRGGKRTERNVAMYMKPGTIYVYQIYGMYFCMNVSSQGDGAAVLLRSIEPIEGLDTMRKFRNVKRNVQKPLKDKELCNGPSKLCQAFAIEKSLDRQDLANDQSTWLEAGPEILEEDIVSCARIGISAGEWTHKPLRFYIKNNKFVSVRNKAAETSANT; this is encoded by the exons ATGCCTGCAAAGAGAAGACGTGTCCAggcgcaggaggaggaagagactgatGAGAAGGAGGCATCTGGAATGAAGAACGAAAATGATTTAGTCTCCAGCAAATACTTCCAGAGCAAGAAAATGCGCCTTTTATCTGATTTCTACAATAAGCCCTGCATTGACCTGGCAAAGTCATTCTTGGGACAG ATTTTGGTTCGCAGGCTTCCAGATGGGACAGAACTTCGTGGGAGGATTGTGGAAACAGAATCCTATTTAGGAGGGGAAGATGAAGCTTCTCATtcaagaggaggaaaaaggacaGAACGAAATGTAGCAATGTACATGAAGCCTGGAACCATATACGTCTACCAGATTTATGGCATGTATTTCTGTATGAATGTCTCCAGTCAGG GAGACGGAGCGGCTGTCCTTCTGCGCTCCATAGAGCCAATCGAAGGCCTTGATACAATGAGAAAGTTCCGAAATGTCAAAAGAAATGTACAGAAGCCGCTAAAAGACAAAGAACTTTGTAACGGACCCTCAAAACTTTGCCAGGCATTTGCTATTGAAAAGAGTTTGGATCGACAAGACCTTGCAAATGACCAAAGCACATGGCTGGAAGCGGGGCCAGAAATACTGGAGGAGGACATTGTATCTTGTGCGCGGATAGGGATTAGTGCTGGAGAATGGACTCATAAGCCTCTGCGCTTTTATATTAAAAACAACAAGTTTGTCAGTGTGCGGAACAAAGCGGCGGAGACTAGTGCAAATACATAA